The following DNA comes from Polyangia bacterium.
CGCAGAAACGCGCGCGCGCCGGCGGGGGTCTCGCGGGCGATGGCGCTGATGACGATGACGGGGATGCCGGCCAGCGCATGATCGCGTTGCATCACTTCCAGGACTTGTTTGCCGTCGATGAAGGGCATCATCAGATCAAGGATCACCAGTCGCGGTCCACGCGAACGATTCTCGGCCAGGAACTGCAGCGCCTGGCGTCCGTTGCCCGCCGGCACCACGTCATAACCCTCCGCTTCGAGCAGGTCTTGCAGAATGTCGCGAATCTCGAAGTCGTCTTCAACAAGCAAGACCGTCTTACCTGGCGCCATCCGATCTCCTTTCGCCGTCTTTCTACGGTGAGGTTGGTCGGCAGTTCCGTCAAGCATCATTGCGGGAAAAACTGCCGGTACCTGACCTTACATAGGCGACATAGTAGAAAAAATCCTGGCCTCGTCGCGAGCCTGTTTTGCCGCCGATTTTGCCTGCCTAAAGTTACGTCAGAACTTTGACGATAGCCGCGGGTGAGGGTCCCGTGAAATCTCCGACGCAGCCAAGTTCAGCTACCCGGATCATCACCATCGGTGGTGGAAAAGGTGGCGTAGGAAAAAGCATTGTCTCGTCCAACCTGGCGGTCGCGATGGCGCAGAACGGCCATCGCGTGGTCCTGGTGGACTGCGATCTCGGCGCCGCCAACCAGCACGTCCTGTTCGGCATCGATCGGCCGTTGCCGGGCTTGCAGGCGCTGATTGATCGCAAGATCGATTCGCTGACGCCGGCCATGACGCCGACCGGATTGCCCAACCTGCACCTGGTGGCGGGGACGGGCGCGTCGGTGGGCGCGGCCAACATCAGCCACGGCGAAAAACAGCGCATCATGAAAAAGATCCGCGGGCTGGACGCCGACGTGGTCATCGTCGACGTGGGCGCCGGCGTCAGCTTCAATGTTCTGGATTTTTTCGAGCTGGGTTCGCAGCGCCTGCTGGTGGTGACGCCGCAAGTGACGTCGATCCAGACGGCGTATTCGTTTCTGAAAGGCGCGGTGATGCGCACCCTGCGCCACCACGCCGAAAAGACGGACGAGATCGAGCTTTTGGAACCGGCCATCACCAGCCGGGAGAACGAAAAGGTCGCCACGCTGCTGAACCGTCTGCGCGAACAGCACCCCGCGTTC
Coding sequences within:
- a CDS encoding response regulator — its product is MAPGKTVLLVEDDFEIRDILQDLLEAEGYDVVPAGNGRQALQFLAENRSRGPRLVILDLMMPFIDGKQVLEVMQRDHALAGIPVIVISAIARETPAGARAFLRKPLALDKLFETVRMYTDDEPTTNETVH